From Streptomyces griseorubiginosus, one genomic window encodes:
- a CDS encoding DNA polymerase Y family protein: protein MTILCVRFQLPPTREAALPELLGLLEEFTPVVEALPPDGALADLRGAERYFKRDAVELASVIRVRALALHGVDCAIGAGPGPMLARMALKDARPGLTRTVPEDAVADFLAGRPVAALPGVGTATARVLCEYGLDTLDRVAAAPLSTLQRLVGAKPGRELHEKANGVDRGRVVPNGVSRSLATERPFTRDELDPDRHRRALLSAAEELGTRLRALDKVCRTLTLTVRYADRTATTRSRTLGEPTAHSAALTRAAYGMYEALGLQRARVRSLALRAEGLDSAEQASHQLTFDPTDEKLRRIEEAADRVRAKFGPLAVLPGTLAA, encoded by the coding sequence ATGACCATCCTCTGCGTACGTTTCCAGCTGCCGCCGACGCGAGAGGCGGCCCTGCCCGAACTGCTCGGCCTCCTCGAGGAGTTCACGCCGGTCGTCGAGGCGCTGCCGCCGGACGGGGCACTGGCCGACCTGCGGGGCGCCGAACGGTACTTCAAGCGCGACGCCGTCGAACTGGCCTCGGTGATCCGGGTCCGCGCCCTCGCCCTGCACGGAGTGGACTGCGCGATCGGCGCCGGACCCGGACCGATGCTGGCCCGTATGGCGCTGAAGGACGCCCGGCCCGGACTGACCCGGACGGTCCCCGAGGACGCGGTGGCGGACTTCCTCGCCGGCCGGCCCGTCGCCGCACTCCCCGGCGTCGGCACCGCGACCGCCCGCGTGCTGTGCGAGTACGGCCTCGACACCCTGGACCGGGTCGCCGCCGCACCCCTGTCCACCCTCCAGCGACTGGTCGGCGCCAAGCCCGGCCGCGAGCTGCACGAGAAGGCGAACGGCGTGGACCGCGGCCGGGTGGTCCCGAACGGCGTCTCGCGCTCCCTCGCCACCGAACGCCCCTTCACCCGCGACGAGTTGGACCCCGACCGGCACCGCCGCGCCCTGCTCTCCGCCGCCGAGGAGCTGGGCACCAGGCTGCGGGCCCTCGACAAGGTCTGCCGCACCCTGACCCTCACCGTCCGCTACGCCGACCGCACCGCGACCACCCGCAGCCGCACCCTCGGCGAGCCCACCGCCCACTCGGCGGCCCTGACCAGGGCGGCCTACGGCATGTACGAGGCGCTGGGCCTCCAGCGCGCCCGGGTCCGCTCCCTCGCCCTCCGGGCCGAGGGCCTGGACTCCGCCGAACAGGCCTCCCACCAGCTCACCTTCGACCCCACCGACGAGAAGCTCCGCCGTATCGAGGAGGCCGCGGACCGCGTCCGGGCGAAGTTCGGACCGCTGGCGGTGCTGCCGGGGACCCTGGCGGCGTAG
- a CDS encoding cupin domain-containing protein: MPVVHSSEAVTHEIHGARFVSYATPLTGSRELCAWRGEIPAGTKAPAHTVNREEIFHLLIGELLITLDGTTHRLTAGDTAIINPGATLSVENPTDHTALTWVTTSIGLEAELADGTRITPPWAN, translated from the coding sequence ATGCCCGTAGTCCACTCGTCCGAAGCCGTCACCCACGAGATCCACGGCGCCCGTTTCGTCTCGTACGCCACTCCCCTCACCGGCAGCAGGGAGCTGTGCGCCTGGCGCGGCGAGATCCCCGCCGGGACGAAGGCACCGGCTCACACCGTCAACCGCGAGGAGATCTTCCATCTGCTCATCGGCGAACTCCTGATCACCCTCGACGGCACCACCCACCGGCTCACCGCGGGCGACACGGCGATCATCAACCCGGGCGCGACCCTGAGCGTCGAGAACCCGACCGACCACACCGCCCTCACCTGGGTCACCACCTCCATCGGCCTGGAGGCGGAACTGGCCGACGGCACCCGCATCACCCCGCCGTGGGCCAACTGA
- a CDS encoding MarR family winged helix-turn-helix transcriptional regulator, protein MQNSEALFLTSALLSAASDLTRRINEGVVARGFEGVRPAHGFAFTRLAPDGATVTELAGHLGVTKQAASQLVDEIVRKGYAERRPHPEDARARLVVLTEQGWACTRAAEEAATEAVAAWVDVIGEGEVRALCHQLGRIAPYGPIRPAW, encoded by the coding sequence ATGCAGAACTCCGAAGCCCTTTTTCTGACCTCCGCCCTGCTCTCCGCCGCGAGCGATCTGACCCGGCGCATCAACGAGGGGGTCGTCGCCCGTGGATTCGAGGGTGTGCGCCCCGCCCACGGCTTCGCGTTCACGCGGCTCGCGCCGGACGGGGCCACGGTCACGGAGCTCGCCGGGCATCTCGGGGTGACCAAGCAGGCCGCCAGTCAGCTGGTCGACGAGATCGTGCGCAAGGGGTACGCCGAGCGGCGACCGCATCCCGAGGACGCGCGGGCCCGGCTCGTCGTGCTCACCGAGCAGGGGTGGGCCTGCACCCGGGCGGCGGAAGAGGCCGCCACGGAGGCGGTCGCGGCGTGGGTCGATGTCATCGGCGAGGGTGAAGTGCGCGCGTTGTGCCATCAATTGGGACGCATTGCCCCCTATGGTCCCATCAGGCCAGCCTGGTGA
- a CDS encoding esterase/lipase family protein has translation MLPWKRLLRPLAAVLLTAAVAVVPAAGTAQAATAPSAGWNDWSCKPSTAHPRPVVLVHGTFANSVDNWLALAPYLENRGYCLFSFDYGQLSGVPLVYGLGPIDKSAEQLKTFVDKVLAATGATETDLVGHSQGGLMPRYYLKFLGGAAKVNALVGIAPDNHGTTLSGLTNLLPYFPGVGDFLTTNTPALADQVVGSAFLTKLNAGGDTVPGVKYTVLATRYDEVVTPYQSQFLSGSGVHNVLLQDLCPLDLSEHVAIGLFDRIAFHEVANALDPAHATATTCASALS, from the coding sequence ATGCTGCCCTGGAAACGACTGCTCAGACCCCTCGCCGCCGTACTCCTGACCGCCGCGGTCGCCGTCGTCCCCGCCGCCGGAACCGCCCAGGCGGCCACCGCCCCCAGCGCCGGCTGGAACGACTGGTCCTGCAAGCCCTCCACCGCCCACCCCCGTCCCGTCGTCCTCGTGCACGGCACGTTCGCCAACTCCGTCGACAACTGGCTGGCCCTCGCCCCCTACCTGGAGAATCGCGGCTACTGCCTCTTCTCCTTCGACTACGGCCAGTTGTCCGGGGTGCCCCTCGTCTACGGCCTCGGTCCCATCGACAAGTCGGCCGAGCAGCTGAAGACCTTCGTCGACAAGGTGCTCGCCGCCACCGGCGCCACCGAGACCGACCTGGTCGGTCACTCGCAGGGCGGTCTGATGCCCCGCTACTACCTGAAGTTCCTCGGCGGCGCCGCCAAGGTGAACGCCCTCGTCGGCATCGCCCCCGACAACCACGGCACCACCCTGTCGGGGCTGACCAACCTGCTGCCGTACTTCCCGGGTGTCGGTGACTTCCTCACCACCAACACCCCCGCCCTGGCCGACCAGGTCGTCGGCTCCGCCTTCCTCACCAAGCTCAACGCGGGCGGCGACACCGTCCCCGGCGTCAAGTACACCGTCCTCGCCACCAGGTACGACGAGGTCGTCACGCCGTACCAGAGCCAGTTCCTCAGCGGATCCGGCGTCCACAACGTCCTGCTCCAGGACCTGTGTCCGCTCGACCTCTCGGAGCACGTGGCCATCGGCCTGTTCGACCGGATCGCCTTCCACGAGGTGGCCAACGCCCTCGACCCGGCCCACGCCACCGCCACCACCTGTGCGTCGGCGCTGAGTTGA
- a CDS encoding lytic polysaccharide monooxygenase: MPARRKAAAAAAVGLAPLALTALATAPAAAHGSLGDPVSRVSQCYAEGPESPKSDACRAAVAGGGTQALYDWNGIRIGDAGGRHQELIPDGRLCSANNDEFKGLDLARADWPATSVRSGSYTFKYRVTAPHKGTFKVYLTKPGYDPAQPLAWDDLDLSHPVATATDPVASGGFYTFSGTLPERSGKQLLYAVWQRSDSPEAFYSCSDVTFGGGSGAVKGSSAPAPSASAPSEEQIEAGTDKSTVEHHGHGDDDAGTSAQPTAQETAGLPANDVQAAGSSQNLAETGGDTSTSYLAMGGAATLAAGAAILFGSVRRRAVNHGGRRGR, from the coding sequence CTGCCCGCACGCCGCAAGGCCGCCGCAGCCGCCGCCGTCGGACTGGCCCCGCTCGCCCTGACCGCGCTGGCCACCGCGCCCGCGGCGGCGCACGGCTCGCTGGGCGACCCGGTCAGCCGGGTCTCGCAGTGCTACGCGGAGGGCCCGGAGAGCCCGAAGTCCGACGCGTGCCGGGCGGCGGTCGCGGGCGGCGGCACCCAGGCGCTCTACGACTGGAACGGCATCCGCATCGGCGACGCGGGCGGACGGCACCAGGAGCTCATCCCGGACGGCAGGCTGTGCAGCGCGAACAACGACGAGTTCAAGGGGCTGGACCTGGCCCGCGCCGACTGGCCGGCGACGAGCGTGCGCAGCGGGTCGTACACCTTCAAGTACCGCGTGACCGCCCCGCACAAGGGCACCTTCAAGGTCTACCTCACCAAGCCGGGCTACGACCCCGCGCAGCCGCTGGCCTGGGACGACCTGGACCTGTCGCACCCGGTCGCGACGGCCACGGACCCGGTCGCCTCGGGCGGCTTCTACACGTTCTCGGGCACGCTCCCGGAGCGCTCGGGCAAGCAGCTCCTGTACGCCGTCTGGCAGCGCTCGGACAGCCCGGAGGCGTTCTACTCCTGCTCGGACGTGACGTTCGGGGGCGGTTCCGGGGCCGTGAAGGGCAGTTCGGCTCCGGCGCCGAGCGCCTCCGCGCCCTCCGAGGAGCAGATCGAGGCCGGCACCGACAAGTCGACGGTCGAGCATCACGGGCACGGTGACGACGACGCAGGTACGTCGGCCCAGCCGACGGCCCAGGAGACGGCGGGTCTGCCGGCCAACGACGTGCAGGCGGCGGGGAGTTCGCAGAACCTCGCCGAGACGGGCGGCGACACCAGCACCTCGTATCTCGCGATGGGCGGTGCCGCCACCCTCGCGGCCGGCGCGGCGATCCTGTTCGGTTCGGTGCGCAGGCGTGCGGTGAACCACGGTGGACGGCGCGGCCGTTGA
- a CDS encoding GNAT family N-acetyltransferase, giving the protein MTNEEIRPAGTADVPAVKAVTDAAYEHYIERIGLVPQPMRRDHAANVAAGQVYVTGDPVVGLVVIEERADHLYLDNIAVRPDAQGQGVGGRLLRFVEAHARALGLPEVRLYTNAKMWENQEIYPKFGYEVVERRVDGPYDRVHYRKRLV; this is encoded by the coding sequence ATGACGAACGAGGAGATCAGGCCCGCCGGGACAGCCGACGTGCCGGCCGTGAAGGCCGTGACGGACGCCGCGTACGAGCACTACATCGAGCGCATCGGGCTGGTACCGCAGCCCATGCGACGGGACCACGCGGCGAACGTGGCCGCGGGGCAGGTGTACGTCACCGGCGACCCGGTGGTCGGGCTCGTGGTGATCGAGGAGCGCGCCGACCATCTGTACCTGGACAACATCGCCGTCCGTCCCGACGCCCAGGGGCAGGGAGTGGGTGGACGGCTGCTGCGGTTCGTCGAGGCACACGCGCGTGCGCTGGGACTGCCCGAGGTCAGGCTCTACACCAACGCGAAGATGTGGGAGAACCAGGAGATCTACCCGAAGTTCGGTTATGAGGTCGTGGAACGGCGAGTGGACGGGCCCTATGACCGCGTCCACTACCGCAAGCGACTGGTCTGA
- a CDS encoding class I SAM-dependent methyltransferase: MTENSGGGGVDWDAEAASFDEEPDHGLRDPEVRRAWAGRLREWLPERASDVLDLGCGTGSLSLLAAEQGHHVTGVDLSPAMVERARAKLAGRDAVFLVGDAAQPPVGEQRFDVVLVRHVLWALPDPGRVLRRWWGLVRPGGRLVLVEGVWGAFGISAEVVRGLAETLGGRVLVERLSGDSALWGKDVDDERYAVVVRGD; this comes from the coding sequence ATGACGGAGAACAGTGGTGGTGGGGGCGTGGACTGGGACGCGGAGGCGGCGTCCTTCGACGAGGAACCGGATCACGGGCTGCGCGACCCCGAGGTGCGGCGGGCCTGGGCGGGGCGGCTCCGGGAGTGGCTCCCGGAGCGGGCTTCCGACGTCCTCGACCTCGGGTGCGGGACCGGCAGCCTGTCGCTCCTCGCGGCCGAGCAGGGACACCACGTCACCGGTGTCGACCTGTCGCCGGCCATGGTGGAGCGGGCCCGCGCGAAGCTGGCCGGGCGTGACGCGGTGTTCCTCGTCGGTGACGCCGCGCAGCCGCCGGTGGGGGAGCAGCGGTTCGACGTGGTGCTCGTACGGCATGTGCTGTGGGCGCTGCCGGATCCCGGGCGGGTGCTGCGGCGGTGGTGGGGGTTGGTGCGGCCGGGTGGGCGGTTGGTGCTGGTAGAGGGGGTGTGGGGGGCCTTCGGGATATCCGCCGAGGTGGTGAGGGGGTTGGCGGAGACGCTCGGGGGGCGGGTACTCGTGGAGCGACTCTCAGGGGATTCTGCGTTGTGGGGGAAGGACGTGGACGACGAGCGGTATGCGGTGGTGGTGCGGGGCGACTAG
- a CDS encoding DUF402 domain-containing protein, giving the protein MSANSPEPLPRVEVVLVKAGRTKIRYEAELLTDDGTRVTVRAPWAGEGVRDFGFVRFEPGDVFTEHYWRDRWYAVKEVRSGDGTLKGWYCDITRPATLHGTELVVEDLDLDLWVSADFKEILRLDEDEFEESGLAERDPEAASAAWTALNELEALTHLSGGAGNGARGHDAPAADERHRFPPL; this is encoded by the coding sequence ATGTCCGCGAACTCACCTGAACCGCTCCCGCGTGTGGAGGTCGTCCTGGTCAAGGCCGGCCGCACGAAGATCCGCTACGAGGCCGAGCTCCTCACCGACGACGGCACCCGCGTCACGGTCCGGGCCCCCTGGGCCGGGGAGGGCGTCCGCGACTTCGGCTTCGTCCGCTTCGAACCGGGTGACGTGTTCACCGAGCACTACTGGCGGGACCGCTGGTACGCGGTGAAGGAGGTCCGCTCGGGGGACGGCACCCTGAAGGGCTGGTACTGCGACATCACCCGCCCGGCGACACTGCACGGCACCGAGCTGGTCGTAGAAGACCTGGACCTCGACCTGTGGGTCTCGGCCGACTTCAAGGAGATCCTGCGCCTGGACGAGGACGAGTTCGAGGAGAGCGGCCTGGCGGAGCGGGACCCGGAAGCGGCGTCAGCGGCATGGACAGCTCTGAACGAGTTGGAGGCGCTGACCCACCTCTCTGGGGGCGCGGGCAACGGCGCGAGAGGCCACGACGCACCCGCAGCCGACGAACGACACCGCTTCCCACCCCTCTAG
- a CDS encoding GNAT family N-acetyltransferase, with protein MTVIVRDLRPQDPADVENFARARHLALPHVLWTPAGVIHRTVHTHPDAHYRSLVAEEDGEVIGTAQLGLAHDSPEPGQGYHNVYVRPDRVRRGAGALLVRTAEEHLAAHGATKLFSWVLDEPYNRAFAERFGYRASRAAHFLRLDLVNATLPPLRTPPPGVELRTAADFADDPRPFFQLDAETVGDEPSDVDTEFTDYKAWIEENWKHPLLDHALTTIALVDGRPAAFSAAHTDGTGRYATAMTGTARAFRGRGLAKLVKNASLHRARAAGCTEALTGNDAGNEPMLAINKWFGYEIRATEVRHVRELT; from the coding sequence ATGACCGTGATCGTGCGCGACCTGCGCCCCCAGGACCCGGCCGACGTCGAGAACTTCGCCCGTGCCCGCCATCTGGCTCTCCCGCACGTGCTGTGGACGCCGGCCGGCGTCATCCACCGCACGGTCCACACCCACCCGGACGCCCATTACCGTTCCCTCGTCGCGGAGGAGGACGGCGAGGTGATCGGCACGGCGCAGCTGGGCCTCGCCCATGACAGCCCCGAGCCGGGCCAGGGCTATCACAACGTCTACGTACGACCGGACCGCGTCCGGCGCGGTGCCGGTGCCCTCCTCGTGCGCACCGCCGAGGAGCACCTGGCGGCGCACGGGGCGACCAAGCTGTTCTCCTGGGTTCTGGACGAGCCGTACAACCGCGCCTTCGCCGAGCGGTTCGGCTACCGCGCCAGCCGCGCCGCGCACTTTCTGCGCCTGGACCTGGTGAACGCCACACTGCCCCCGCTCCGGACCCCTCCCCCTGGTGTCGAACTGCGCACCGCAGCCGACTTCGCGGACGATCCGCGGCCCTTCTTCCAGCTGGACGCGGAGACCGTCGGGGACGAACCGAGCGACGTGGACACCGAGTTCACGGACTACAAGGCCTGGATCGAGGAGAACTGGAAGCACCCGCTCCTCGACCACGCCCTGACCACGATCGCCCTGGTCGACGGCCGTCCGGCAGCCTTCAGCGCCGCCCACACCGACGGCACCGGCCGCTACGCCACCGCGATGACCGGCACCGCCCGCGCCTTCCGGGGCCGGGGCCTCGCCAAGCTCGTCAAGAACGCCTCCCTGCACCGCGCCCGCGCCGCCGGCTGCACGGAGGCCCTCACCGGCAACGACGCCGGAAACGAACCGATGCTCGCGATCAACAAGTGGTTCGGGTACGAGATCCGCGCCACGGAGGTACGCCATGTCCGCGAACTCACCTGA
- a CDS encoding GntR family transcriptional regulator, whose protein sequence is MTLKIHIDDSAPPYEQVRMQISEQARAGVLPVGYRLPTVRGLAESLGLAANTVAKAYRALESDGVIETRGRNGTFVAAAGSAAEREAASAAQAYVERVRRLGLTEGDALAAVRDALRAGYGQG, encoded by the coding sequence GTGACTTTGAAGATCCACATCGACGACAGCGCACCGCCGTACGAGCAGGTACGGATGCAGATCTCCGAGCAGGCCCGGGCGGGCGTGCTGCCGGTGGGGTACCGGCTGCCGACCGTGCGGGGGCTCGCGGAGTCGCTCGGGCTGGCCGCGAACACCGTCGCCAAGGCGTACCGGGCGCTCGAGAGCGACGGGGTGATCGAGACGCGGGGGCGCAACGGCACGTTCGTCGCCGCGGCGGGCTCGGCAGCGGAACGGGAGGCGGCGTCGGCGGCCCAGGCCTACGTCGAGCGGGTGCGGCGGCTGGGGTTGACCGAGGGCGACGCCCTGGCGGCCGTACGGGATGCCCTGCGGGCGGGTTACGGGCAGGGCTGA
- a CDS encoding DUF72 domain-containing protein yields MTLFVGTSGWQYKDWRGVLYPEGVPVRLWLEEYTAHFPTVEINNAFYRLPSRETFEAWRARVPEDFVVAVKASRYLTHIKRLKDPQEPVHRLMSHAEGLGPRLGPVLLQLPPTLKADAGLLDACLACFPSSIRVAVEPRHESWWTDEVRGVLEARGAALCWADVRARPVTPLWRTANWGYVRFHEGRARAWPSYGRRSLETWADRVSRTFSGDEDVYAYFNNDPNGAAVHDAPVFETLLLRNGARPRRRISAVPNPAQPCP; encoded by the coding sequence ATGACCTTGTTCGTCGGCACTTCCGGGTGGCAGTACAAGGACTGGCGGGGCGTCCTCTATCCCGAGGGCGTGCCCGTGCGGCTCTGGCTGGAGGAGTACACCGCGCACTTCCCGACGGTCGAGATCAACAACGCGTTCTACCGGCTGCCGTCCCGGGAGACCTTCGAGGCGTGGCGGGCCCGGGTGCCGGAGGACTTCGTCGTGGCGGTGAAGGCGAGCCGGTACCTGACCCACATCAAACGCCTGAAGGACCCTCAGGAGCCGGTCCACCGTCTGATGAGCCACGCGGAGGGCCTGGGCCCGCGCCTGGGCCCGGTCCTCCTCCAGCTCCCTCCGACCCTGAAGGCGGACGCGGGCCTGCTGGACGCCTGCCTGGCCTGTTTCCCGTCCTCGATCCGGGTCGCGGTGGAACCCCGCCACGAGTCCTGGTGGACGGACGAGGTCCGCGGGGTCCTGGAGGCCCGCGGCGCGGCGCTGTGCTGGGCCGACGTACGGGCCCGCCCGGTGACCCCGCTGTGGCGGACGGCCAACTGGGGTTACGTCCGCTTCCACGAGGGCCGCGCCCGGGCGTGGCCGAGCTACGGCAGGCGCTCCCTGGAGACCTGGGCGGACCGCGTCAGCCGGACCTTCTCCGGCGACGAGGACGTGTACGCGTACTTCAACAACGACCCGAACGGCGCGGCCGTCCACGACGCACCGGTGTTCGAAACACTGCTCCTCCGCAACGGCGCGCGGCCACGGCGACGCATCTCCGCGGTGCCGAACCCCGCTCAGCCCTGCCCGTAA
- a CDS encoding DUF5925 domain-containing protein — translation MSANPHDALPIRLNVDDSDSPSDVVDALFLGRFATGEQPYSHAANIDRVRTGATLLPAGARVLRVARDDDRSATLAEGEGWTLLISRWNRGADVTVTATDAELAKKILDQATDGAADEPEPQPENVTMGFWYVSPRRGPHRTTRQISAGTWDEVRENYTAPVADAMDSLMKTTPEDIAGRLLLLHGPPGTGKTSALRTLARSWRDWCQVDCVLDPERLFSDVGYLMDIAIGEEDSTGKGRWRLLLLEDCDELIRGEAKHTAGQALSRLLNLTDGLLGQGRNVLVGVTTNEDLERLHPAVVRPGRCLARIEVGPLTRREAVGWLGTEEGVGREGAPLAELYALRRGTSPTALPEPRPGADAGLYL, via the coding sequence ATGTCTGCGAACCCACACGACGCGCTGCCGATCCGGCTCAACGTCGACGACAGCGACTCCCCGTCCGACGTCGTCGACGCGCTGTTCCTCGGCCGCTTCGCGACGGGCGAGCAGCCGTACTCCCACGCGGCCAACATCGACCGGGTCCGCACCGGGGCCACGCTCCTGCCGGCCGGTGCCCGGGTGCTGCGCGTCGCCCGCGACGACGACCGCAGCGCCACGCTCGCCGAGGGCGAGGGCTGGACCCTGCTGATCTCCCGCTGGAACCGCGGCGCCGACGTCACGGTCACGGCGACCGACGCCGAGCTGGCCAAGAAGATCCTCGACCAGGCCACCGACGGGGCGGCCGACGAGCCGGAACCCCAGCCGGAGAACGTGACCATGGGGTTCTGGTACGTCTCCCCCAGGCGCGGTCCGCACCGCACGACCCGGCAGATCTCGGCGGGCACCTGGGACGAGGTGCGGGAGAACTACACGGCGCCGGTCGCGGACGCCATGGACAGCCTGATGAAGACGACCCCGGAGGACATCGCGGGCCGGCTGCTGCTGCTCCACGGTCCGCCGGGCACCGGCAAGACCTCAGCCCTGCGCACCCTGGCCCGCTCCTGGCGGGACTGGTGCCAGGTGGACTGCGTCCTGGACCCCGAGCGGCTGTTCTCCGACGTGGGCTATCTGATGGACATCGCGATCGGCGAGGAGGACTCCACGGGCAAGGGCCGTTGGCGGCTGCTGCTCCTGGAGGACTGCGACGAGCTGATCCGCGGCGAGGCCAAGCACACGGCGGGCCAGGCCCTGTCCCGGCTGCTCAACCTCACCGACGGTCTGCTCGGACAGGGCCGCAACGTCCTGGTGGGCGTGACGACCAACGAGGACCTGGAGCGGCTGCACCCCGCCGTGGTCCGGCCCGGCCGCTGTCTGGCCCGGATCGAGGTGGGCCCGCTGACCCGGCGGGAGGCGGTGGGCTGGCTCGGCACCGAGGAGGGCGTGGGCCGCGAGGGCGCGCCCCTGGCCGAGCTGTACGCGCTGCGCCGCGGGACGTCACCGACGGCGCTGCCGGAGCCGCGGCCGGGGGCGGACGCGGGGCTGTACCTGTAG
- a CDS encoding GH39 family glycosyl hydrolase: MGRHGWYTGARRWRLTALLGVGAAALALVVTLLNTLPGSGAGTDGTSRNGDRVHGTPTTTPDADTPDVGWGFTHTQFSADEGSSTATERVEREIKDAGGIPQNQHIMGWGADNPEPVKGRYDFEDLDRRVDFIRASGSTPTITLCCAPDWMKGGEAGVGNTDWSQASLEKAPDPAHFKDYAALAATVAKRYPDVRHFIVWNEFKGFWNNAKARWDYEGYTQLYNLVYKALKKVNPDIMVGGPYLVMDSVDPRSTDASATFKGPWGAMDQRILDAFDYWNRNKAGADFVVVDGSSYTNDDELLPNEFAATDKFTAVSRWVREQTGNLPLWWAEYYVEPADSRDEREGWSEDRRVAVQAAGMIALARGGTTSAFYWNPENEKGTDCAGCLWTPTNASGGGRKLPMFDLVSRFGKAFAPGSTFENVSVAADDVPNVRVLATDETVLVVNTLNRQINADIDGKKFAMQAYEVKWLSR; this comes from the coding sequence ATGGGACGTCATGGGTGGTATACGGGGGCGCGGCGGTGGCGGCTCACCGCACTGCTCGGGGTGGGCGCGGCGGCTCTGGCGCTGGTCGTGACGCTCCTCAACACGCTTCCGGGCAGCGGCGCGGGCACCGACGGCACCTCGCGCAACGGCGACCGGGTCCACGGCACTCCGACGACCACACCGGACGCCGACACCCCGGACGTCGGATGGGGCTTCACCCACACCCAGTTCAGCGCCGACGAGGGCAGCTCCACGGCCACCGAACGGGTCGAACGGGAGATCAAGGACGCCGGCGGCATCCCGCAGAACCAGCACATCATGGGCTGGGGCGCCGACAACCCCGAGCCCGTCAAGGGGCGTTACGACTTCGAGGACCTGGACCGGCGCGTCGACTTCATCCGCGCCTCCGGCTCCACACCGACCATCACCCTGTGCTGCGCGCCGGACTGGATGAAGGGCGGCGAGGCCGGCGTCGGCAACACCGACTGGAGCCAGGCGTCGCTGGAGAAGGCCCCGGACCCGGCGCACTTCAAGGACTACGCGGCGCTCGCCGCGACCGTCGCCAAGCGCTACCCGGACGTACGGCACTTCATCGTCTGGAACGAGTTCAAGGGCTTCTGGAACAACGCGAAGGCCCGCTGGGACTACGAGGGCTACACCCAGCTGTACAACCTGGTCTACAAGGCGCTCAAGAAGGTGAACCCCGACATCATGGTCGGCGGCCCGTACCTCGTCATGGACAGCGTCGACCCGCGCTCCACCGACGCCTCCGCGACCTTCAAGGGCCCCTGGGGCGCGATGGACCAGCGGATCCTGGACGCCTTCGACTACTGGAACAGGAACAAGGCCGGCGCCGACTTCGTGGTCGTGGACGGCTCCAGCTACACCAACGACGACGAGCTGCTGCCGAACGAGTTCGCCGCCACCGACAAGTTCACCGCGGTGAGCAGGTGGGTGCGGGAGCAGACCGGGAACCTGCCGCTGTGGTGGGCCGAGTACTACGTCGAGCCCGCCGACAGCAGGGACGAACGCGAGGGCTGGTCCGAGGACCGCCGGGTCGCCGTGCAGGCCGCCGGGATGATCGCGCTGGCCAGGGGCGGCACCACGTCCGCGTTCTACTGGAACCCGGAGAACGAGAAGGGCACCGACTGCGCGGGGTGTCTGTGGACGCCGACGAACGCCAGCGGCGGCGGCCGGAAGCTGCCGATGTTCGACCTCGTCAGCCGGTTCGGCAAGGCCTTCGCGCCGGGCAGCACCTTCGAGAACGTCTCCGTCGCCGCCGACGACGTCCCCAACGTGCGGGTCCTCGCCACTGACGAGACCGTCCTGGTCGTCAACACCCTGAACCGGCAGATCAACGCCGACATCGACGGGAAGAAGTTCGCGATGCAGGCTTACGAGGTCAAGTGGCTGAGCCGCTGA